A region from the Dermacentor andersoni chromosome 11, qqDerAnde1_hic_scaffold, whole genome shotgun sequence genome encodes:
- the Rrp40 gene encoding exosome complex component RRP40, with product MSLNKLVLPGDVVDVSVTDEKKCIIGPGLRKEGERIVATRAGILKHRRPNTFWVEGHQKRYIPAKGDCVIGVVTAKGGETVRVNIGCSEPATLSVFAFEGATKRNRPDVEVGDIVMAQVLMANRGMEPELVCVDSYGKKGILGVLRSPTGFLIKVPINLINKLLAKDCSLLQTLGKRSQFEIALGHNGRIWVNGTSLQCTLHICNAILSAENLSAQEIEERCLRLGT from the exons ATGTCTTTGAACAAGTTAGTTCTACCCGGTGATGTCGTGGACGTTAGTGTTACCGATGAGAAGAAATGCATCATTGGACCCGGGCTGCGGAAGGAAGGAGAGCGCATCGTCGCCACTCGCGCCGGCATTCTCAAGCATCGGCGTCCCAACACTTTTTGGGTCGAAGGACACCAGAAAAGG TATATTCCCGCAAAGGGTGACTGCGTCATTGGAGTCGTCACAGCCAAGGGAGGCGAAACTGTCCGAGTAAACATCGGCTGCAGTGAGCCAGCTACCCTGTCCGTGTTCGCCTTTGAGGGGGCTACAAAGAGAAACAGGCCTGATGTAGAG GTTGGTGACATTGTCATGGCCCAAGTGCTGATGGCCAACAGAGGCATGGAGCCAGAGTTGGTCTGTGTGGACAGTTACGGGAAGAAAGGCATCCTCGGCGTCCTTCGCAGCCCCACTGGCTTCCTCATCAAAGTCCCCATCAACCTCATCAATAA GCTCCTGGCAAAGGACTGCTCCTTGCTGCAGACACTCGGCAAGCGCTCCCAATTTGAGATAGCCCTTGGCCACAACGGGAGGATCTGGGTGAACGGAACCTCCCTCCAGTGCACACTTCACATCTGCAATGCCATCTTGTCAGCGGAGAACCTCAGTGCCCAAGAGATTGAAGAAAGGTGTCTCAGGCTGGGTACATAA